The proteins below come from a single Neospora caninum Liverpool complete genome, chromosome IX genomic window:
- a CDS encoding srs domain-containing protein, with protein MAHLLQAGATRFGVSSSVSHFSLHHQVQLKLRLGPRIVLTLFLLVATTSQLCGDITFFTTNGALAQDTATSRCEDIDNGTQCTCDKVSGNQQDLTATVSATRSVLQLLCKTGLTWTPAGADNKQVCPEATDDLKNCKKDGGKPTCIDVTTLLAGSTDGIKWQDVTGESQGNTKGKQLTIPAANLPYSDKKFIVGCLSSDQSTSKCKLTVTLEARPSVTEKNHTVTCAYGKTSNPTHQTVKLSPSQNSFTLVCGSEGEVLPTKYQDTYCGSKDGESAAAKQCSGNYTEVIPTYENTWWEETKDKTSYSLVIPSDSFPEEETKITLGCQKKASTSGDRTREEATAAASTVCTVDVTIEGVTSSASLSRGMDGVLFWVVGFGAMSIAFACL; from the coding sequence ATGGCGCATCTCCTGCAAGCAGGCGCGACCCGCTTTGGGGTCTCTTCGTCGGTGTCGCACTTTTCCCTCCATCACCAAGTGCAACTGAAGCTCCGACTTGGTCCTCGAATAGTTTTGaccctttttctcctcgtcgcaACCACGTCACAGCTGTGTGGCGACATTACTTTCTTCACGACTAACGGAGCCCTTGCTCAAGATACTGCGACGTCCAGATGCGAGGATATTGATAACGGGACACAGTGCACGTGTGATAAGGTTAGTGGAAATCAACAGGATCTTACGGCAACGGTATCTGCAACTAGGTCTGTGCTGCAGTTGCTTTGCAAAACCGGTTTAACATGGACACCAGCCGGAGCGGACAACAAGCAAGTATGCCCAGAAGCCACAGATGACCTGAAGAACTGCAAGAAGGATGGTGGTAAGCCTACATGTATTGATGTCACGACCCTGCTTGCTGGTTCCACCGACGGCATAAAGTGGCAAGATGTTACAGGAGAGTCGCAGGGCAATACTAAAGGCAAGCAACTAACCATTCCGGCCGCGAATCTCCCCTACTCCGACAAAAAATTCATTGTTGGTTGCCTCTCTAGTGATCAAAGCACATCCAAATGCAAATTGACAGTGACGCTTGAGGCGAGGCCAAGTGTGACAGAAAAAAACCATACCGTTACATGTGCCTACGGAAAGACTAGCAATCCCACACACCAAACCGTCAAGCTAAGCCCGTCGCAAAACAGCTTCACTCTGGTGTgcggaagcgagggagaagttCTCCCGACGAAATACCAGGACACCTATTGTGGCAGtaaggacggagagagcgccgccgccaagCAGTGCAGTGGCAACTACACAGAAGTTATACCAACTTACGAAAACACATGGTGGGAGGAGACCAAGGATAAAACCTCATACAGTCTGGTAATTCCTTCGGACAGTTTTccggaggaggagacgaagattACGCTTGGGTGTCAAAAGAAGGCTTCTACGTCAGGCGACAgaaccagagaagaagcgacagcagcTGCGTCAACTGTTTGCACCGTGGACGTGACGATTGAGGGTGTGACATCGTCGGCGTCCCTGTCTCGGGGTATGGATGGTGTGCTTTTCTGGGTTGTGGGTTTCGGGGCGATGTCGATTGCATTTGCATGCTTGTGA